In a genomic window of Nostoc sp. UHCC 0870:
- a CDS encoding DUF6671 family protein codes for MKYQELFSDRVAVIATMHHKEKVIAPLLEQELGIRAIVPQEFNTDIFGTFTRDIKRPGTQIAAAKLKAQKALELTGENLAIASEGSFNPHPIVPYIYANLEIVVLLDKVNNLEIIGEEFSTDTNFNHQVVKSVAEAYEFAHKIGFPKHGICVWFEVSENCRSEVIKGINTEEKFLDAVNFALENAHNNKINLETDMRAIYNPTRMKNIEKATRNLLHKINSCCPKCQTPGFEVTERIPGLPCEVCHTPTTLIHTVIYQCKKCGFRQEQLFPNGQKFANPAQCMYCNP; via the coding sequence ATGAAATATCAGGAATTATTTAGCGATCGCGTGGCTGTCATAGCGACAATGCACCACAAAGAAAAAGTGATTGCTCCCTTATTAGAACAGGAATTAGGAATTAGGGCTATAGTACCCCAAGAATTTAATACAGATATTTTCGGTACATTTACCAGAGACATTAAACGCCCAGGTACGCAAATCGCCGCCGCTAAGTTAAAAGCCCAAAAAGCTTTAGAACTCACTGGAGAAAATTTAGCGATCGCTAGCGAAGGTAGTTTTAATCCTCATCCCATAGTACCTTATATTTACGCTAATCTAGAAATCGTAGTTTTATTAGATAAAGTTAATAATTTAGAAATTATTGGTGAGGAATTTTCTACAGATACTAATTTTAATCATCAGGTTGTTAAAAGTGTAGCAGAAGCCTATGAATTTGCTCATAAGATAGGCTTCCCTAAACATGGCATTTGTGTCTGGTTTGAAGTTTCAGAAAATTGCCGTAGTGAAGTTATCAAAGGTATTAACACCGAAGAAAAATTCCTAGATGCTGTGAACTTTGCTTTAGAAAATGCACATAACAACAAAATAAATCTTGAGACAGATATGCGGGCAATTTACAATCCAACCCGCATGAAAAATATAGAAAAAGCTACCCGTAATTTACTACATAAAATCAACAGTTGTTGCCCTAAATGCCAAACACCAGGATTTGAAGTTACTGAACGCATTCCCGGATTACCCTGTGAAGTTTGTCATACGCCAACTACATTAATCCATACAGTCATATATCAATGTAAAAAATGTGGTTTTAGACAAGAACAATTATTTCCTAATGGTCAAAAATTTGCCAATCCTGCTCAATGTATGTACTGTAACCCTTGA
- the hemJ gene encoding protoporphyrinogen oxidase HemJ: protein MAYSWFKAFHIIGIVVWFAGLFYLVRLFIYHVEANQEPEPARTILKNQYQIMEKRLYNIITTPGMLVTVAMAIGLLSTEPEVLKEGWLHFKLLFVVLLLGYHHYCGRLMKKLAADECRWSGQQLRALNEAPTVMLVVIVMLAVFKNNLPTDLTAWLIFALIILMAVTIQLYARKRRLDKEKLTAQIGQVPQEQS from the coding sequence ATGGCTTATTCCTGGTTTAAAGCATTTCATATTATTGGCATTGTGGTTTGGTTTGCGGGGTTGTTCTACCTGGTACGTCTATTTATCTATCATGTAGAAGCTAACCAAGAACCAGAACCAGCACGGACGATACTGAAAAATCAGTATCAAATTATGGAAAAACGCCTCTATAACATCATTACTACCCCAGGAATGTTGGTGACGGTAGCAATGGCTATTGGTTTATTAAGTACAGAACCGGAAGTTTTAAAAGAGGGTTGGTTACACTTCAAGTTGCTGTTTGTGGTTTTGCTGTTGGGTTATCATCATTACTGCGGTCGGTTAATGAAGAAGTTAGCCGCCGATGAATGTCGCTGGAGTGGGCAGCAGTTACGGGCGTTGAATGAAGCACCTACAGTTATGCTAGTAGTGATAGTGATGCTGGCTGTGTTTAAGAATAATCTACCCACCGACCTGACAGCTTGGTTGATTTTTGCACTGATTATTTTGATGGCGGTGACAATTCAACTATACGCCAGAAAACGCAGGCTGGATAAAGAGAAACTGACAGCCCAAATAGGACAAGTTCCTCAAGAACAAAGTTAG
- a CDS encoding glycosyltransferase family 4 protein → MLIDPVAEKINLGADSSQQVNHVFVFLEIFALEGGIQSYVKDIFRAYLSLGAGYQAEVFLLRDSPNCSNPFEGDSLRPIDGHGLKFYYFKNQSPQMGRITMAGALLKYLLQNRPERVFCGHIKLAALIQTLCQPLGIPYTILTYGKEVWQELPKRERRAIAAANEIWTISRYSRDQACAANGIDPNKVRMLPCAIDGDRFTPGAKLPELVTKYGLTDAKVIMTVARLWSGDIYKGVDVTIRALPKILQVFPEVKYLVIGRGDDQPRLAQLAQDLGVSDRVVFAGFVPTEDLIAHYRLADAYIMPSQEGFGIVYLEAMACGIPVLSGDNDGSADPLQDGKVGWQVPHRNPEAVAAACIEILQGKDPRCDGQWLREQAIANFGQAALQQQLLSLLERGQGTGDR, encoded by the coding sequence ATGCTAATTGATCCAGTGGCAGAAAAAATTAATTTGGGTGCAGATTCCAGTCAACAAGTTAATCATGTTTTTGTGTTCTTAGAGATTTTTGCACTGGAAGGTGGTATTCAATCCTATGTGAAGGATATTTTTCGTGCTTATTTAAGCTTGGGTGCAGGTTATCAAGCAGAAGTATTTTTGTTGCGCGATAGTCCCAATTGTTCAAATCCGTTTGAGGGCGATAGTCTACGACCGATAGACGGTCATGGCTTAAAATTTTATTACTTTAAAAATCAGTCGCCCCAGATGGGAAGAATTACAATGGCTGGGGCATTACTTAAGTATTTATTGCAAAACCGCCCCGAACGGGTTTTCTGCGGTCATATTAAACTGGCTGCACTTATCCAAACCCTCTGTCAACCACTGGGGATTCCTTACACCATCCTCACCTATGGTAAAGAAGTTTGGCAAGAACTCCCAAAACGAGAACGCCGCGCAATAGCCGCAGCAAACGAAATTTGGACAATTAGCCGCTATAGTCGTGATCAAGCCTGTGCTGCTAATGGCATAGATCCTAACAAGGTCAGAATGCTACCTTGTGCCATTGATGGGGATAGATTTACTCCCGGCGCAAAGCTACCGGAATTAGTAACGAAATACGGCTTAACGGATGCTAAGGTCATCATGACCGTAGCGCGATTGTGGTCAGGAGATATATATAAAGGTGTAGATGTGACAATTCGCGCCTTACCCAAAATATTACAGGTGTTCCCAGAAGTAAAATATTTAGTTATTGGTCGCGGGGATGACCAACCGCGATTAGCACAGCTAGCCCAAGATTTAGGTGTAAGCGATCGCGTTGTCTTTGCTGGTTTTGTCCCTACAGAAGATTTAATAGCACATTACCGCCTCGCTGATGCCTATATCATGCCGTCTCAAGAAGGTTTTGGCATTGTTTATTTAGAGGCTATGGCCTGTGGCATACCAGTATTATCTGGTGATAATGATGGATCTGCTGACCCCTTGCAAGATGGTAAAGTTGGGTGGCAAGTCCCCCACCGTAATCCAGAAGCCGTAGCCGCAGCTTGTATCGAAATTCTTCAAGGAAAAGATCCGCGTTGTGATGGACAATGGCTAAGAGAACAGGCGATCGCTAATTTTGGTCAAGCAGCCTTGCAACAGCAACTTTTGTCTCTACTTGAGAGGGGACAGGGGACAGGGGACAGGTGA
- a CDS encoding GDP-mannose 4,6-dehydratase, whose product MTKTALITGITGQDGYYLSHLLLKHGYRVVGLVSPHRQPNLAKLGDLANQVEIYTVDLRDSTAILNAVEQLRPHEIYNLAAPSFVPDSWKDPLGTLDLITGTATRLLDAVRQVGLSTRFYQASSSEMFGDVFCSPQDEDTPCRPKNPYAAAKLHAHWTMVHHRQRYGLFACSGILYNHESPLRPPQFVTRKVSLAAASIKLGLADKLEMGSLDAKRDWGFAGDYVKAMWLMLQVDEPEEYVIGTGKLHSVRELVSIAFECVGLNWQNHVVINPDFLRADEHFQLVANPAKAKKNLGWEGQISFERLLEQMVQTDIERLQNGKIAEVSSKQLLVE is encoded by the coding sequence ATGACTAAAACAGCCTTAATTACAGGAATTACTGGTCAAGATGGCTACTATCTCAGCCATTTACTTCTTAAGCATGGTTACAGAGTGGTGGGATTAGTCTCTCCACACCGACAACCGAATTTAGCAAAGTTGGGTGACTTAGCTAATCAGGTGGAAATCTACACTGTGGACTTGAGAGATAGCACGGCAATTTTGAATGCAGTAGAACAACTCCGTCCCCACGAAATTTATAATTTGGCTGCACCTAGTTTTGTCCCTGATTCGTGGAAAGATCCACTGGGAACACTAGACCTAATTACTGGGACTGCTACACGTTTATTAGATGCAGTCCGACAAGTGGGTTTATCTACCCGGTTTTATCAAGCTAGTAGTTCGGAGATGTTTGGGGATGTTTTCTGTTCTCCTCAAGATGAAGACACTCCCTGTAGACCCAAAAATCCCTATGCAGCAGCTAAACTCCACGCTCATTGGACAATGGTGCATCACCGTCAACGCTATGGTCTATTTGCTTGTAGTGGGATTTTATACAATCATGAATCACCTCTACGTCCACCACAATTTGTTACCCGTAAAGTTTCTTTGGCCGCAGCATCGATCAAACTTGGTTTAGCTGACAAACTGGAAATGGGTAGTCTAGATGCCAAACGGGATTGGGGTTTTGCAGGTGATTACGTAAAAGCTATGTGGTTGATGCTACAAGTTGATGAGCCAGAGGAATATGTAATTGGCACAGGTAAATTACATAGTGTTAGGGAACTGGTATCTATAGCTTTTGAATGTGTAGGATTAAATTGGCAAAATCACGTAGTTATCAATCCTGATTTCCTCAGAGCAGATGAGCATTTTCAACTGGTAGCTAACCCCGCTAAAGCGAAAAAGAATCTAGGGTGGGAAGGGCAAATTAGCTTTGAACGACTTTTAGAGCAAATGGTGCAAACAGATATAGAGCGATTACAAAACGGTAAAATAGCTGAAGTGTCTAGCAAACAACTCCTCGTAGAGTAG
- a CDS encoding cytochrome c oxidase subunit 3, with amino-acid sequence MQSQTIDPAQTELNHHHAAVEGHHEEHPDHRLFGIFVFLIAEGMIFMGLFGAYLAFRSTLPVWPPAGTPDLELLLPGVNTVNLIASSFVMHNADTAIKKNDTKGMRTWLAITAAMGAIFLVGQVYEYTHLEFGLTTNLFASAFYVLTGFHGLHVTIGVLAIVAVLWRSRTPGHYSNEKHFGVEAAEIYWHFVDVIWIILFGLLYLL; translated from the coding sequence ATGCAAAGTCAAACTATTGACCCAGCGCAAACGGAACTGAATCATCACCACGCGGCGGTGGAGGGACATCATGAAGAACATCCCGATCATCGCCTGTTTGGGATATTTGTGTTCTTGATTGCTGAAGGGATGATTTTTATGGGGTTGTTCGGGGCTTATTTAGCTTTCCGTTCAACTTTACCTGTGTGGCCGCCAGCCGGGACACCAGATTTAGAATTATTGTTACCTGGAGTGAACACTGTCAATCTGATTGCTAGTAGTTTTGTTATGCATAATGCTGATACTGCTATCAAAAAGAATGATACGAAGGGTATGCGTACCTGGTTGGCAATTACCGCCGCAATGGGTGCGATTTTCTTGGTAGGACAGGTTTATGAATACACGCATCTTGAATTTGGTCTGACGACTAATTTGTTTGCTAGTGCGTTTTATGTGTTGACTGGTTTCCACGGTTTGCACGTAACTATCGGTGTTTTAGCGATTGTGGCTGTGTTGTGGCGATCGCGCACTCCTGGTCACTACAGTAATGAAAAACACTTTGGTGTGGAAGCTGCGGAAATCTATTGGCACTTTGTTGACGTAATTTGGATTATTTTGTTCGGATTGTTGTATTTACTGTAG
- the ctaD gene encoding cytochrome c oxidase subunit I → MTQAQLQETANIPVHIPEPGVRKWQDYFSFNTDHKVIGLQYLVTSFIFYCIGGVLADLVRTELRTPEVDFVSPELYNSLFTLHATIMIFLWIVPAGAGFANYLIPLMIGARDMAFPRLNAVAFWMIPPAGLLLVASLVIGDAAEAGWTSYPPLSLVTGQVGEGIWIMSVLLLGTSSILGAINFLVTLLKMRIPSMGFHQMPLFCWAMLATSALVLLSTPVLAAGLILLAFDLLAGTTFFNPTGGGDPVVYQHMFWFYSHPAVYIMILPFFGAISEIIPIHSRKPIFGYKAIAYSSLAISFLGLIVWAHHMFTSGIPGWLRMFFMITTMIIAVPTGIKIFSWLATMWGGKIQFNSPMLFAMGFVGTFVIGGISGVMLAAVPFDIHVHDTYFVVAHLHYVLFGGSVLGIFAAIYHWFPKMTGRMFNETWGKVHFALTIVGLNMTFLPMHKLGLMGMNRRIAQYDPKFTLLNEICTYGSYILAVSTFPFIINAIWSWLYGEKASNNPWKALTLEWMTTSPPEIENFETLPILTTGPYDYGVKHAPANVSPSENPVFRADLDEPYPSIESDIETRI, encoded by the coding sequence ATGACACAAGCTCAGTTACAAGAAACTGCCAACATCCCTGTTCATATTCCAGAACCAGGGGTCAGAAAATGGCAAGACTACTTTAGCTTCAATACCGATCACAAGGTAATTGGGCTACAATATCTAGTCACTTCGTTCATTTTTTACTGCATTGGCGGCGTTTTAGCTGACTTGGTGCGTACAGAATTGCGAACCCCAGAAGTAGATTTTGTCAGTCCAGAACTCTACAACAGCCTATTTACACTGCACGCCACAATCATGATTTTCTTGTGGATTGTGCCAGCCGGGGCAGGTTTTGCTAATTATCTGATTCCCCTGATGATTGGGGCTAGAGATATGGCATTCCCTAGGCTGAATGCTGTAGCTTTTTGGATGATCCCCCCAGCCGGCTTGTTGCTGGTTGCTAGTTTAGTCATCGGGGATGCAGCCGAAGCCGGTTGGACTTCCTACCCTCCCTTAAGTTTGGTGACAGGACAGGTAGGTGAGGGTATTTGGATTATGAGTGTCCTGCTGTTGGGTACGTCATCGATTTTGGGGGCGATTAATTTTCTCGTCACCCTGCTAAAGATGCGTATTCCCAGTATGGGCTTCCATCAAATGCCCTTGTTTTGTTGGGCGATGCTGGCTACTTCAGCGTTGGTTTTACTCTCAACACCAGTATTAGCCGCCGGTTTGATTCTGCTGGCTTTTGACTTATTAGCAGGAACGACATTTTTTAACCCGACTGGTGGCGGTGATCCGGTAGTTTACCAGCATATGTTCTGGTTTTACTCCCACCCGGCGGTATATATCATGATTTTGCCATTTTTCGGGGCAATTTCAGAGATTATTCCCATTCACTCCCGTAAACCAATTTTCGGTTATAAAGCGATCGCCTACTCATCCTTAGCCATCAGTTTCTTAGGGCTAATTGTCTGGGCGCACCATATGTTTACCAGTGGTATTCCCGGTTGGTTGCGGATGTTCTTTATGATCACCACCATGATCATTGCCGTACCCACAGGAATTAAAATTTTCAGCTGGTTGGCAACAATGTGGGGTGGCAAAATCCAGTTCAACAGTCCCATGCTGTTCGCGATGGGTTTCGTCGGGACTTTCGTAATTGGTGGGATTAGTGGTGTAATGTTGGCAGCTGTGCCTTTTGACATCCACGTCCACGACACTTACTTTGTAGTAGCGCACCTGCACTATGTACTTTTCGGTGGTAGTGTGCTGGGTATTTTCGCAGCCATTTATCATTGGTTTCCGAAAATGACTGGACGGATGTTTAATGAGACTTGGGGTAAAGTACATTTTGCTCTGACAATTGTGGGTTTGAATATGACTTTCCTACCCATGCACAAGCTAGGTTTAATGGGGATGAATCGCCGGATTGCTCAGTACGACCCCAAATTTACCTTATTAAATGAAATTTGTACTTATGGTTCGTACATTCTCGCAGTTTCCACCTTCCCCTTTATCATCAATGCTATTTGGAGTTGGTTATACGGCGAGAAAGCTAGCAATAATCCCTGGAAAGCCCTCACCTTAGAGTGGATGACCACCTCGCCACCAGAAATTGAAAACTTTGAAACTCTCCCAATATTGACCACAGGCCCCTACGACTATGGGGTAAAACACGCACCTGCAAATGTATCTCCATCTGAGAATCCCGTATTCAGGGCTGATCTCGATGAGCCATACCCCAGCATTGAGTCGGATATAGAGACTAGAATCTAA
- a CDS encoding cytochrome c oxidase subunit II translates to MKIPSSIWTLLIGIGLTLTSLWYGQNHGLLPTAASDEAVLVDGLFNTMMTVSAGIFLIVEGVLIYCAVKYRRRAGDNEDGPPIEGNVPLEILWTAIPAIIVIGISVYSFEVYNDIGGFDPHSVHESPIMQESMAMPGAAIAATLNDTPPSTAPNLNQQKSDEAMQDPATAAVRNADQIPQKQDAPGVGIVSPSIGASPENAGKPPGLKINVTGLQYAWIFTYPETGITTGEMHVPIGREVQINMTANDVIHAFWVPEFRLKQDAIPGRQSELRFTPKVEGDYTLICAELCGPYHGAMRTQVVVEKPEAFEKWMQEQLVANNNTLKEAVAVNPANLTPDEFLAPYTKDMGIQPAMLHHIHK, encoded by the coding sequence GTGAAAATCCCAAGTTCCATCTGGACATTATTAATTGGTATCGGGCTAACCCTAACAAGCCTATGGTACGGTCAAAATCACGGTTTGTTGCCAACAGCAGCCTCGGATGAAGCCGTGCTAGTAGATGGTCTTTTCAATACGATGATGACCGTCTCAGCAGGTATATTTCTGATTGTTGAAGGTGTATTAATTTACTGTGCAGTTAAATATCGTCGGCGGGCTGGCGACAATGAAGACGGCCCACCAATTGAGGGTAATGTACCTTTAGAGATACTTTGGACAGCGATCCCCGCAATTATTGTTATCGGTATTTCTGTCTATAGCTTTGAAGTTTATAATGACATCGGTGGCTTTGATCCCCACTCTGTCCATGAATCCCCCATTATGCAGGAATCGATGGCGATGCCTGGGGCGGCGATCGCTGCAACTTTAAATGATACGCCTCCTAGCACTGCACCCAACCTTAATCAACAAAAATCTGATGAGGCGATGCAAGACCCAGCAACAGCCGCAGTCCGCAATGCTGACCAAATTCCTCAAAAGCAGGATGCTCCAGGGGTAGGTATTGTATCTCCTAGCATTGGGGCTAGCCCTGAAAATGCCGGCAAACCACCTGGGTTAAAAATTAACGTCACTGGTTTACAATACGCTTGGATTTTTACCTATCCCGAAACAGGTATTACCACTGGGGAAATGCACGTTCCCATTGGGCGGGAGGTGCAAATTAATATGACAGCTAATGATGTGATTCACGCCTTTTGGGTCCCCGAATTTCGGCTGAAACAGGATGCGATCCCTGGTAGACAAAGCGAACTCCGCTTTACACCAAAAGTTGAGGGTGATTATACTCTCATCTGTGCTGAACTGTGCGGCCCCTACCACGGCGCGATGAGAACACAGGTGGTAGTGGAGAAACCTGAAGCATTTGAAAAATGGATGCAAGAGCAGTTAGTTGCGAATAATAACACTCTTAAGGAAGCCGTTGCTGTCAACCCAGCTAACCTAACTCCAGATGAATTCCTCGCACCTTACACCAAAGACATGGGAATTCAACCAGCAATGTTACATCACATTCATAAATAA
- a CDS encoding COX15/CtaA family protein — protein sequence MSEFVLKQQNEAATEQQKPKEVIRRLVWKMSIATLILMAIGSATRVMNAGLACPDWPLCYGELVPAKQMNLQVFLEWFHRLDASLIGISAIALFGLSWWHRQALPRWLPWAGTFALFLIVFQGILGGLTVTQLLRFDIVTAHLGTALLFFITLLIIGMALTPYQGTGNVGKLPWVGLTAAILVYLQSLLGALVGSRWALHQCFGGSQLCGVMYSHIFGLVPPTVATLAVVLISWRTPALHPALRKLANMAGGLLILQILLGFATFRLHLQVEPLTVTHQAVGATLLGVLVGFTVLALRDWAANGEIEVIGVTGDR from the coding sequence ATGAGCGAATTTGTCCTAAAACAACAAAATGAAGCAGCAACAGAGCAGCAAAAGCCCAAGGAAGTAATTCGTCGCCTCGTGTGGAAAATGAGCATAGCCACCTTGATTTTGATGGCTATAGGCAGTGCTACCCGCGTGATGAATGCTGGGCTTGCTTGCCCAGACTGGCCACTTTGCTATGGAGAACTAGTACCAGCCAAGCAAATGAATCTCCAAGTGTTTTTGGAGTGGTTTCACCGTTTGGATGCCAGTTTAATTGGCATTAGCGCGATCGCCTTGTTTGGTTTATCCTGGTGGCATCGGCAGGCGTTACCCCGTTGGCTACCTTGGGCGGGTACATTTGCCCTGTTTTTAATCGTCTTCCAAGGGATTCTGGGCGGACTCACCGTTACTCAACTGTTACGATTTGATATCGTCACTGCCCACCTGGGGACAGCGTTATTGTTTTTCATTACCCTACTGATTATTGGCATGGCTCTGACTCCCTACCAGGGAACAGGCAACGTTGGTAAACTGCCTTGGGTGGGTTTAACAGCCGCGATTTTAGTTTATCTGCAAAGTCTATTAGGTGCTTTAGTCGGCTCTCGTTGGGCGTTACATCAGTGCTTTGGTGGTTCTCAACTGTGTGGCGTGATGTATAGCCACATTTTCGGCTTAGTACCGCCAACAGTCGCAACTTTAGCCGTAGTGTTGATTTCCTGGCGTACACCAGCACTACACCCAGCTTTGCGGAAACTAGCTAATATGGCAGGTGGGTTGTTAATTTTACAAATCTTGTTGGGATTTGCTACCTTCCGATTACATCTACAAGTCGAGCCTCTGACTGTCACTCATCAAGCTGTAGGTGCCACACTTTTGGGTGTTTTGGTGGGTTTTACAGTTCTCGCACTGCGCGACTGGGCTGCAAACGGTGAGATTGAGGTGATAGGTGTGACAGGTGACAGGTGA
- a CDS encoding heme o synthase — translation MIETNVSRHHETFLQVVQSYYQLTKPRIIPLLLITTAGSMWIAAKGEVDPLLLLVTLAGGTLAAASAQTINCIYDRDIDYDMERTRHRPMPSGRVQPRDALIFAIALAILSFTLLTVFANLLAALLAFSGIIFYVLVYTHWLKRHSTQNIVIGGAAGAIPALVGWAAVTGTLSWAAWLIFAIVFLWTPPHFWALALMIRDDYAKVGIPMLPVVEGATVTVKQIWYYTLITVVATMLLVFPLHASGIVYAAFAAGLGGLFIRKSWCLLHNPEDRTTARNLFLYSISYMMLLCLAMVVDSLPITHRVVTAVIGLIG, via the coding sequence ATGATCGAGACTAATGTCTCTCGCCACCACGAAACCTTTCTTCAGGTAGTTCAAAGCTATTATCAGCTAACTAAACCTAGAATTATCCCATTGCTACTAATTACTACTGCTGGGAGTATGTGGATTGCGGCAAAAGGGGAAGTAGACCCTTTGCTGTTGTTAGTTACTTTGGCTGGTGGGACGTTAGCAGCAGCTAGCGCGCAGACAATTAACTGCATTTATGACCGAGATATTGATTACGACATGGAACGGACGCGTCATCGTCCCATGCCTTCTGGGAGGGTACAACCCCGTGATGCCCTGATTTTTGCGATCGCCCTAGCAATACTTTCTTTCACCCTTCTCACGGTATTTGCAAATCTCCTAGCCGCTTTGCTAGCATTCTCTGGCATTATTTTTTATGTTTTGGTTTACACCCATTGGCTAAAGCGTCATAGTACCCAAAATATTGTCATTGGTGGGGCGGCTGGTGCAATTCCGGCTTTAGTTGGTTGGGCAGCCGTTACAGGCACTTTAAGCTGGGCTGCATGGCTAATTTTTGCGATCGTCTTTCTGTGGACACCGCCCCACTTCTGGGCTTTAGCTCTGATGATTCGTGATGACTACGCCAAGGTGGGCATTCCCATGCTACCTGTAGTGGAAGGTGCTACAGTCACGGTGAAGCAAATTTGGTACTACACTCTGATTACAGTCGTAGCAACGATGTTATTAGTTTTTCCTCTACACGCTAGCGGGATCGTTTACGCCGCCTTCGCAGCTGGTTTAGGAGGATTATTTATCCGCAAGTCTTGGTGTTTGTTACACAACCCCGAAGACCGCACTACAGCTAGAAATTTGTTTCTCTACTCTATCTCTTACATGATGCTGCTGTGTTTGGCGATGGTGGTAGATAGTCTACCCATTACCCATCGTGTGGTTACGGCTGTGATCGGTTTGATTGGTTAG
- a CDS encoding type II toxin-antitoxin system RelE/ParE family toxin translates to MEFRISISPSALADAEAAYLWIRERDPQMADKWFNGLLDAIDSLKHLPARCPTAPESEELGIEIRQLLYGKSKRFRYRILFGISETEVNIYRIRHTAQRYLTDDDIELEDK, encoded by the coding sequence ATGGAATTTCGCATTAGCATCTCTCCGTCGGCTCTGGCTGATGCGGAAGCTGCCTACCTTTGGATTCGAGAGCGAGATCCACAGATGGCGGACAAATGGTTTAACGGACTTCTTGATGCAATTGATTCACTTAAACATCTTCCGGCTCGTTGTCCTACTGCTCCTGAAAGCGAGGAGTTAGGAATAGAAATCCGCCAACTGCTCTACGGAAAATCAAAACGATTTCGTTACCGAATCCTTTTTGGTATTTCTGAAACAGAAGTGAATATCTACCGAATTAGACATACTGCACAAAGATATCTGACAGATGATGATATCGAGCTAGAGGATAAATAA
- a CDS encoding type II toxin-antitoxin system Phd/YefM family antitoxin encodes MIDLNNIHSLSEFQRNTKQYIQQMEQSEKPIVLTVNGAAQLVVQDAKAYQKLLERLEYAETVAALREGIQEIEQGKGVLAKEALEGLRRKHGISH; translated from the coding sequence ATGATCGACCTAAACAATATTCACTCGCTCTCGGAGTTTCAAAGGAACACCAAGCAGTACATTCAGCAGATGGAACAAAGTGAAAAACCCATTGTGCTGACTGTCAACGGTGCAGCTCAACTTGTCGTGCAGGATGCCAAAGCCTATCAGAAACTTTTGGAGCGGTTAGAATATGCCGAAACTGTCGCTGCACTCAGAGAAGGAATTCAGGAAATCGAGCAAGGAAAAGGAGTACTAGCAAAAGAAGCATTGGAAGGGTTAAGAAGAAAGCATGGAATTTCGCATTAG
- a CDS encoding lysostaphin resistance A-like protein, whose amino-acid sequence MIFLFSLTNFLQPSINNVLAFMKDAPVIVVVMAFFIAWIGCWLPIALILLRLLHWQPIKPLQPEQKLPLIVSLYLLAPLIVWGVILLTNSSFSNYGFAPNFAILGSLALGFGLGVLTIAISYTCQFWLGWCDFKKINIKQIASILPSILLIALLVGGIEELVFRGFLFTELERDYPVWVAAVISSIIFAVLHLVWEQQETIPQLPGLWLLGMMLVLARICDRHNLGIAWGLHSALVFTIATIDTAQLVTYTGKVSEWWTGKNKKPLAGVAGIVCVLGISLILGLFSSYFSI is encoded by the coding sequence GTGATTTTTTTGTTTAGTTTGACCAATTTCCTTCAGCCATCCATCAACAATGTACTGGCATTTATGAAAGATGCACCAGTAATAGTTGTCGTGATGGCATTTTTTATTGCTTGGATAGGTTGTTGGCTGCCAATCGCACTCATATTACTCAGGTTGTTGCATTGGCAACCCATAAAACCGTTACAACCAGAACAAAAATTACCATTAATTGTCTCACTGTATCTATTAGCACCTCTGATTGTTTGGGGTGTTATTTTGCTAACTAATAGTTCTTTCTCAAACTATGGATTTGCTCCTAATTTTGCTATTTTAGGCTCTTTAGCACTAGGTTTTGGGTTAGGAGTGTTAACTATAGCTATTTCATATACCTGTCAATTTTGGCTAGGTTGGTGCGACTTTAAAAAAATAAATATCAAGCAAATAGCATCTATCTTGCCATCTATTTTATTGATAGCGTTGCTTGTTGGGGGAATAGAAGAATTAGTATTTCGGGGTTTTTTATTCACAGAATTAGAGCGAGATTATCCTGTATGGGTAGCAGCAGTGATTTCTAGCATAATTTTTGCTGTCTTACATTTAGTTTGGGAACAACAGGAAACTATCCCCCAACTACCGGGACTTTGGTTATTGGGAATGATGCTAGTTTTGGCAAGAATATGCGATCGCCATAACTTAGGTATAGCCTGGGGATTACATTCCGCTTTAGTATTTACGATCGCGACTATAGATACAGCCCAACTAGTCACTTATACAGGTAAAGTCTCCGAGTGGTGGACTGGGAAAAACAAAAAACCCCTAGCCGGGGTCGCGGGAATTGTTTGTGTTTTAGGAATTAGCTTGATTCTTGGGTTATTTTCTAGCTATTTTTCTATTTGA